The genomic DNA CGAGCCAGGCAACGCTGgtgagacagaggggagggggaaccGAGCACTGTGTCAGCCGGAAGGTGCAGAAACCAGATATGTGGCTAATGGATAGACAATATGTCTGTCTAAGGGAGGAGGTGAGGGTGCACAGAatcaggatggggggggtgacTGCGGACTCACTAGAAGGCCCAGGAGTAGCCATAACTGTGAGGCTTGAAGTCTTCTGGTCCCAGTATGGCAGTGGTCTGAAACACCTGCATGAACATCATGTGACCCACCATCCCGAGCAGACCTGCACCCACAGCAAAACCTTCAGTGCACGGCAGGAAACGCATCACCGCTGTAAAACACACTTGTGTGCGCATTCGAGTGTGTTTACAGTCACCAGTGTGTAAACTGTTGACACACACTCATGGGATCACTGTGTATCATAGCAACACTGAGGAACAATCACTTTCAATTGTCTATACATATGTATAAATAGTGTGTGGTGTACTCCcactttaatatatatatagccTTATTAGCAACAATACTGCTAACAATGACGTCAAGAGCCGCACCTCCCAGGACCGTGAACACTGCGGCGAAGGCGTTGAGCAGCTGCCCCCAGCGCTGCGTGGAGGGGAACCAGGCCCGGATGCACAGTTGCACCGACAGCAGCGTGcagctgatgagcagcaggccGATGTAGACGAGCTCCAGAGACAGGTAGAGCCACATCATCGCTGCAGAGACAGGACGCGGAACAGGGTGACCTCACCTTCTGTCATTTATCTCACTGAGAGCTTATGAGAGCCACTTACCCTTTTCAGAGCCCGGGGTCAGAGTGTAAAACCCTCGACATTTCTCCTCTACAGGTCGCAAGGAAAGTGAAAAAAAGCAGCATGAGGCTCATTGACAACAACTTTGCGTCGCATGTGAGGTGAAATTTACTCAAGTGTTTAGGCGGCCTGAGATAATCTGATGGGGAGATTAGGGGATTTGTTAGGGATACATCTGGACGGAgggagctgctgtggaaaaacagaatCTTTAAGATAAATGAGACCTGGGCGGCTTGTTTTTATCTCACTATTCCATTTGAAGGTAAAATGTGAATGAAAGCTGCTTTTGTTCATTTCGTCTGGGGATTCTTTCAACTTCTTCCAACCGTGAGTGTTGTTTTCTATCCACTGCTATCACCGGCATATGCTTTCAAAATAGAAATGACCTGTTTTTGCAGCCTGTTAAGCTTCTTTGTGGCTCTTTTGACCTTGTGTTTtaggtggcagctgcagaaCTCTGGGCATCTCTGTGGCCTCTGAGATCACCACGTGGGGATTTAATAaaacagatggaaaaagaaaattataaGAACTTCGGACTCAAATCCACAAAGTTTTGGATTCCtactgcctgtgtgtgtatttccccCTGGGCAGGCAGTCGAGCTCTTGTTTATGTGCACATTCTTTACTGGCTTTTGTacaaaaagatggaaaataataacatatataataataacataatctCTTAAAAATACTTCAGTTACCAGTAAGTATGTTTGAAATaccacacccacacgcacacacacacacacacacctcagggtGTTGACATAATGGAACCTCGTGTGGATGCAGGTAAACATCCTGCATTTAACTATTCCCCTTTACTCCAGGACTCTGCAACGTTCTGAACCGAGCCGTCTATTTGGACCAGCCATGATTATGAGCTCGTCTCCATCCTCACAATCCAAACCAGGGAGGCAAAACAGCTGATGGCCGTCAATCCCAGTGGGCTTTTAATCCATAATTGAGTCATGCTGTTGAAATCTAAAGCTCCgtgagcaaaacacacacacacacaaacacacacacaccgtaatCCTCTATGACCTGAGCACACGCCCAGACATGCACatcctccctctcacacactaCTAACGCACCTTGCGTCTCTCTGGATTTGTAACTCGTTTCATTATCTCTGGAGCTGGACCCACTTTCATCTCCAGCTGGAACGTCGACCCTGATCTAACCTTGGGAATGCCACTGGCATCCGCGCAGCCGGGATCAGCCCATTAGACCTGACACGGAGTCAGAAAATCCCCCAAAACGAGTCTGTCAATCCTGCAACGTCGGGGTCTGCTAACACTGATAAACCGTTTAGAGGCGCTGCTGTTATTAATTATAACTGCAGATAATCCCCATCACATAAAATGCTGAGACTATTTTCTCCTTGAATACAAAACGCCCATCTCACCCCACTCGTCTGCGTAGATGTCCTCCTCGCAGCTGATGAAGAGCCCAGTGTGAAAGGTGGGGAAGACGAAACGGTCGTCACCCGTCTCCCAGAAGAACTGGATGTTGGAGGAGTTGGACACTCCGGGCACTGGGATGCAGTTGGAGTGTTTGGTGGGGGTGCAGAGAGGCTTTGGCACCTTCTGCTTACCTACACACCAGTAGGAGGACATGAGGGCCACCCCGCCAAGGAACAGGGAGGCAAGCGTCTGGATGAAGGAATTGCGAGGGGAACGCATCTGTTGCAGGAGCGCCATGGCGTCCGGACAAAACATGGGCTGAGATTTAAGGGAGAATActcagaaaaaacaaacaagcaaaatatCAGAAATGAGCGATCAAGCCGTTACCATGGAGGGTCTCCGGGAGACGGGGAAAGCGAGCCTTTGATTAGTAGGTCAGCGGCGGCGACGGGCCAACTCCGTTCAAACAAAGCGAGGACGAAGAGCAGGACCACCTTCTTCCTCATTCAACCGCTTATTCCATCCAGCTCAGGTGGGAAACAGTCATCCGGTCCTGTTTGTCCTTCAACAGGCAGCGAGTGACTGAAGAGGGCGGTCGtctctccctcctcacacaccctcttCTTTAATCCATCCTTATAAAGCCAAAACAGACAAATCTGTGGCATCTGCTTCCATTTTGATTCCTAGACTCATTTTGATCTCACCTCTTCCCTGTTTTCCTGTCTAGATGTTCACAGCTGCTAATATCTGCCACACAGGTTAGAGTTTTTCTGGCTTTCTGTTGCCGGATCACCGTTTAATCGACAAAAGATGTTCCGTTAAACACTCATGTGTGgcattttttcatgtttttgcagGGGTCGCCTTAgataaatggaaaaataagGTTTTGTTCCTAAATATCTGAATCTTTTAACACTTTATAGGTTCATTTCCAACCGATTAAAAAAATagcgctgtttttttttggtagGGAAGTTTTCCAGAGTGGTGAAAGGTTGACGAGTTTGAAAAATATGATCATTTCTGAGGGTTCCCACTCCAGTTTGAACCAGTTTTTGGCTCTTTCATAATCAGTAGTTGTTTAATAAGCAGGAGTTGTTAAAGAAAACTGGGGAGACCACAGAAACGTCCAATGAGGCCGGATACAGGTGCAGATTTATGTGATGGAGAAGTTTCTATTTCAGTCTGGTCGACAAGACTCAAGGTGCTGCTCTGGAGCTCATGTTCATTCAgaaaaataatgaatatttaaCCCTTATTACATCAACTAGTCTGCCATTGTTCCAACACCAGACTTCCCATCGTCAGGCTTCAAAGTTTTCACTGGTGCCGTCACATTCACCCCAGCTCACGCTCATTTTTTCAAACATAACTCTGATAAAGAAACTCTCCGCGGAATGCTGACGGTGAATCACATTTTTTCCACATGATGTTTCAGTGAAAACTGGGCTACGGGACACGTGCGATCGCTTCCAATGTCAATGTGTTTAGGAATGAAAACCGGGGCCAAGCACTGtgagaaaggagggggaagcaTATTTGAAGCATTTGAAGTGTATTCATAATTCATATACATATTGACAGGTTTCTAATACAGCATGTTTTCAATATTGTAAccgttttttttcctctgctggacctttttttttttccttctttttttttttacaagaataacaataaaaatgataaagaCAACACCATGGGAAATTTTATGGCAATGCTTTTGAATGGATTTCGCACCTCCCGATGGAGCCGCTGTGGTGTCGCCGTGCTCGGCGGGGCCCGTCCAGCCTCCGCGTGACGCGTCTCCAAGGttacaaaaaaacacaaaacgtTCCGTCGCTCCGTGAGGATCGGACGCTTCTTCAGCACCCAGTACACAGTCCCACGGCAACAAGAGGAcactcttcctgtctgtgggaACACGTGTGCGCCCCCCGTCCTCCTCTGTGCGCGTAACGAACATTTGTACTTGAAAAATAAGATCGTCAGTCTGAGTTTTTCATGAATACTATCTGTACAGTAAAAACCCCGGCGATGAAAAATAAGAACACTTTTCAAAAGGACCAAAAATGGAATCGTATCGACTGTTCTCTCCGCTCCTCGCACGCACTCGCTTCTCATTTGCGCACGTGACATAAAAGGCAACAGATGTCCGTTCTCCCAAGGCAATAATGTCTTTGTGGCAAATTTGACCCTGACATTCCAGACAAGACTCCGGCTTCTCCCTCtccaggaataaaaaaaaaaaaaaaagtatgaatATAACGGGATACATCcatgtcattttttaaatgagtgaATAAATGATGAGTGTACAAAATAATAATGAGGGCTACAATAATTGACCATCCTAATATAAGATATGATACTGGCGAGAGGATACAAAATTCTCTCAAAAGGTTTCATTTTCGGGGTTTGACACCCAAACTTGACTTTTTGTAGCGAAAAATAATACAAAGCAAAAAATAATGGGTGATAAACAAGACTTCTGAAGGGGTTCGAGAAATCAATGTGAGCCGAGAGGAAGCGTTTTTCTGACGCTCTTTACAGAAAAGATTAGTCCCTGCTTAAAAATTCtgctttttccttctcctctgcaTCTCCGCGGTTCTGCTTTCACGTAGAGCAATAATTCTcttggagagagaaaaaaaagaaaaaggattcAATTTTCTTTTGTCCAAAGTGTAAATAATGCTGCTTCCTGGGGAGAAATTGTACATTCCCTTTAATTGTAGTCCATTGTAGTCCTGTCACTTCACAttggggggaggcggggggacTGCTTCACAAACAATCAGCATTCTTCACCGTTCAATTGTCCAAATTGACCTGAGAAGAAATGCAAAAGAAAGTGAGAACTGTCACCAAGGCCTAAGAAATGCAAGTTATGCTTTTACGTTTAAGCTATGCATATGTACAGCGATATAAGGTCTGGCCTCgcagcacaggcagcagcatTGTTCTCTCTGGACAAACCTGGAGAGGGAGAATATTTCTCCCAGAAAGAAAAAATTCACGAATGAAGCATTTTGCTGTAAACAAAGAGGCCACAGAAATAAGGAATATCTCTCCTTCCCAGGAGAGTGTGGGAAACTTTACTTTTGTGGTCACAAAAGCACAATGTGACATTCAGTGTATGCCACTGTTAGCATGTCTGCTAGAATCGCTAACTATTTCATACCCTGAAACTAGAATTACGTGAGGCTCAGGATGATATATCTTCGCTCCCTGGCGTGGTCGGAACTTTGTTAAGGTGGTGCTTAGGTTCCTGGTACTAAATCTGAGTGGGTGTCTGGCAAAGCACCGCTAACAATCTGCCGGTggaaaccagaaccatatgtCTGAAATGAACTCAAAAGCAGTGCTGGAGTCCAAATAGGAAGCCACCTGGAGTTCCTTAATGGAACAAATGATGTCACTTTGTTGCTTTGAAATGTAAATCTAGTCTTCATTTAATTAAGAAAATGTAGAGGCTGCTATATTAAATCCAATGTCTCCGGAAGTAACGCAACAGTTGGCTGAAGAGGAAATATATGTACTTTTAGACAAACTGTGTCTATGAGGAATACAGAGCTATTCATTTAGACCTAGTAGAGGATGGAAAGAGGGGCTAGGAATGACAGCCAGGGGTGAAATCTAAGGGGATCGAGGTGATTTTCCTATAGTAACTgggaataaatgaaaataaagcaaGACACAACTTACAGCTCCCAgactcctctgctgctgctcgctctgTTCCCCTCAGCCTCTCTCTGACTGCTCCATGTAAACCAATTTAGATGGCCGAATACTCTGGGTAACCTGAGAGACACAGATGGAAGGcgttaagaaagaaaagagaaaatatgcCTCCAGTCTCTCAGCAGAAGGGAGACAAAACTTTTGCAAACTCCAGTAAAATCGATTTAACGTTCAATTATCACGTTTTCAAGTTAGGAGACAGTGTAGGATGCTAGGCCAGGTGTAAAGAGTCCTCCTCCCCTGACTCAGTCATGCTCAGACACGCATTTCAGGCTGTCTGTCGCATTCCTGCGGCAGGCTGCGTGCAATCATCCCAGGTGCTGATGCCACCTGCGATGAGGCCGGGCAGCGCCCGTCGATGGCGACGGGCGGTGCGAGGGCCTCCAGCGCGAGGTGGCGTTTCTGTCGACGCTTACGCATCCGTCAACAAGTTACACTCAAAATAAAACCTTACAAGTGACAGAAACTCCTTCAATCAACATTTAAAACGAGTAAAACAGCAAACTCGAGCGTAAACGTGATAAAATaaggttggttttgtttttaccttGTGCTTTGGACAGCGCAGTGAGAAATTATCTTCATTAAGCGAGCAGTCTGGAAGAAAGGCAGCGAAGGGAAGTCAAATGTTGCCACAGCGGCGCGTCAGGTAGCTGATTATTAATAAGCACTTTCGGGTCATAGTTACCTGCTTCGATGGCACAAAGGTAGTGGTAGCGAAGGGTGCAGCCTTTGCTGTAGCAGCCCAGAGTGGAGCCCACCATCTCACAGTACGAACAGCACTGAGGACACAAACCACAGGTTGATGCGTCAAGCTGAGCTCGGAGCAGAAAGATTAGAACCCGTCGAGTCCGCGGTCGAATCCACACGAGGTTCTTCAGCGCCACAGAAATATTACCACGTCCAGAGTCCACTCACCGTTTCTCGGGCTCCGTCCAGCGCCTCCTGCAGGCCGTACAGCCTCCCACTGACCAGATAAACCCCGCTGGTCCACACGATGCAGCCTTCGTGGACCCACAGCTCCTCTGGGTCCATGGGCATCTTGGGCAGCTGGGCGAGCTGTGCCAGGGGCCCCAGGGAGTCCAGGGCAGGTgggggaggctggaagggcaGGGAGGCCTTGCTGTTGGAGGGAACCATCCTGGGGCAGTCTTCACTGGACTTGTGCCTCCTTTTGAAACGTGGATGCGAGGTCAGCTTCCTGTGCTGGGGCCTCTGCTGAGCCTCGTCGGGCgtcggctgcagctgcagctgcagctgcggcTGTTTACGCGTCCACTGCTGGTCGATGTCGGGCTCCGCCTCTCGCTTCAGTTCAGGGATAGGGTGGATTTGGAGATTCATGTCCCAGGTCAGAGACGTCGGTTTGCTGATGGcgtaggaggaggagggggacaaCGAGGAGGCGGCATTACTGAACCTGCCAGCCAAGTGTGTCATTGTTTCCTCTCTGGTAGCTGTGGAGACAGGTCTGACTGCGGCTGTGAGGGATGTTGAATCCGTGCCGATAGCGTAGTCACTCTGGGTAAAATAAGCATCTTGCGTTTGTGCCTCTTGGCTGCTGTTCAAAGTATTTGAAATGATGTCTGTATTTGgtcctgttttgtttgtgcCTGCGGTTGCTTGACACTGTCTGACTTGGGGCTGGTTCTTGGGAAGCTTGGCAGCATACTCGGCGGGATAGAAAGGCCCGTAGAGATCCCCGAGGTTCTTGTAATTGGCCCATTTCTGacaaaggcagcagagcagccggCCCGAGTGGTTCGTCTCCGTAATCACGGGGCCCACAACAACGTGGCCAGATGAGGGAAGCGCTTTTCCCGACTGGAGCGGAGACTCCACCTCGTCGGCCTCTCTTTTCTCAGACTCCCTGTCTCTCCGAGACAACTGGGAAGAAAGCGCTGAGGTCAGGAGGGAATCGATTCCGCTCCCGCTCGCTTTCCCTGCGACCGTGGCCCGTTCTCCTCTCGTCTTGTCCTCCTCAGCGTTTACAATGGTGCACACTGCCCCGATCTCAGGTACTTTGTTCTCCACATGTATGTGAGGAATGAACGGGCCCTTCCTGTTCGGATCCGCGAAGGCTCTGTTTGCCCTGGCTGCTTCCGCGTCGTCTTTGGACGCCGCCgctttcttcctcctccgcccTTGTTGACCTTTAGCGTCTAACGGCTCGTCCTCATCTTTAATACCTTTGCGCCTCCTTCGTGCCGGTTTGACGTCTATCTCTGGCTGCGTGTCCTCACTCTCAGCGTCCACTTTCACCACTTGGGTCAATATGGGCGGGGCCAGCTGAGGAGGGAGCTTGTTCTCCGTCGGAGGGGGCAGTGTCAGGTCTGGCGTGCTGCTAGCGGTCTGTACTGTCTGCAGGGTCGTGACAGGAGCCGCTGTTGGGGTCAGCGGAATTGGCGGAGCGCTGATATTTGTGCCCTCTGCCTGGGCTGGAGCTTGTCCCTGCATCTGTGgctggggggggttctgggcCCGCTTTTGTTTATTCACACTCCCAACCGGCCTCCCCTTCTTCTTGCCAGATGGAAAATAGCCTTTAGGCACGAGGCTCTCTGGAGGCTTCGAATCCTGTGGGGAGAGGCTGGACCTAACAGAGGGCATCTGATGTTGTCTGTTTAATATGTGTCCTTGAGGCTGGCCGTGGTGGGGCGGGGTGGTGCCATAGTACTCGCCGCCGGGATAATCATCGAACCCGATGCCAGATTCTTGAAGTTTCTGCCGGAGGAGATTAGCAGCGGAATGCTCTCCTCTTCTTGTCTCCAGCTGCTGATACGTGTTAGTGAAATGCTCAATGTCGGACAGGGCGGAGGAGGATGGCGGTGGCGATCCCTGGACGGGgcggggaaggggagggggagggggtagAGGGCCGAGCAGAGCAAAGTCTTCCTTTTCGCCAGATGCTGACGCCACAGCCGCACCTAATCCAAAGTCAAAGTCTTGTTTTAAGGTTTGGGACGGCTGATGGGGGTCACACGGGTAGGCGGATGGAGGCAGAGGCCCGGTCTCATCACCCACCCTGAAGGGGAGCATGTCGTTTAATAAGGAACTCTCTTCAATGTAACCATCGTCCCCTCCTGCGACCCTGGGGAAGGGGGCCAAGTCCTGCTCCTGCGACTCATTAAAGGATTCCGAGTGAGAGAATCCCGGGTAATGATTTGACTCGTCGTCTGCCTGGCCCGGTGGCCTTTTGATATTGGGGGTGATTTTCTGCACGATCGCCTCCAGTTTCAAACCCCGACCCTTTCTGGGCGGCAACGCTTTTGTGTGAGCGCTCAGCGGAGACAACGGTTGGGAATAATTATTTTCTCTCAGCAAAGGGGACGAAAGTCTGGGACACGGCACATCCGAACTGGACGAGTCGTCTTCGTTGTGAGGGCCGTGGTCGGACTGAGCCCCGACAGGGTGATGGGAATTGGAGGCGGCCCTCTGCTGCGACCCGTCCTGAAGTAGCCGTTTGGCCGGAATAGGAGATATAAAAGAGCGAACTCTCCTTCGCAGCATCAGCGGGTTTGTGTCCGCAGAGCCGGGTTTAGTCTGACGCTGCACCTGTGGAGAGGTGGAGTTTGCGTCAGCAGAAGTCTTTGCGGAGCTGAGCGGAGCGGGCGGGCACGAGAGTTTAAcgtcctctgcagctcctcgcGAGAACTTGGCTTCAGCGGCGTTTTGAGTCAATTTCGGAGGAAAGGGGCCAAGCGGCgctacaggaggaggaggaggaggcggggccgGCGTTCGGTAGTAGGGGTTTCCCTCTATCAACATGGCGCCTTCTCGTCCAACGTGGGTCGATTCCCACATTTTTAAATCGTAGAAAGAGCTCTGATGATGGAGTGAGCTTTTGCCTGCGAGTTGCTCCACGGGCAGGTCAGCCAgcctctgcctctgctccgATTGGCCGCCCTTGTGTTTCCCCGGGGAGGACCCAGGCTGCATCATCAACTCTTTCGGTGGCCTGTTCATCGCTTTGACCCAGTCACTCATGTCAGGGGGGTGATGAATGGTCCCGCGGGCATGTGGATACGTTTGAAGTTTGCACCCAGGTTGAGCCTGGGCGGGTAAATTGTGGTACGCGGGATGAGAGGGGAAATGGGGGCTGCCGCGAGGCATCATGGCGCCCTCCCTCGTGTCTGGATAGCGATACCCGGGGAAACTTCTGCCGCCTCCGGCCGATATTTCGACCCCGTGAAGAAACGACGGCGTCCTTGACGGTGAAGATAGAGAATGAGAGGTGATGGGGTGAGAAGGCACGGGTGTGAAATCTACACCGCCTCTCCTGTAGGGGTCAGCATTCAGCACCACGGACGAGGGAACAGATTTGGAGTGAAACTCGGCGTCAGCCTCGTTGGCCCCGTCACGGTGGTCAGCGTGGACGGTCGCGGCATCAACCGCCGACTCTTTTGGGGCCATTTCCACCTTCACCGCATGTTTCACCGCCGTGGCTTTTTTACTCAGATCACTGGCTGCTGCCGGGGATGAAAATGGCTGTTGAATGACGGAGGCTGCGCTGTGACTTTTCTCCCGCTCTCTATCActttctctatctctctctggTGTGCCGTGTCTGTTCGGAGACACATCGCAGATGACCGAGCGACGCTCGGATGGGGCTAATGTGGAGCCTGATGCCTTCTGAGACTCTGGCTGTCCGGCGCCGCCTGTTACCGGCTCCGATTCTTGCAAAAGAAGCTCCTGAACAGCAGAGGACTGGCCTGAAACATTAAATAAAGCCTTTCTTTGGGGCACAGAATATGCGGATACATGCTTTGGGTGAGGCGGGTCACACTCTGAAGATTGCGATAAATGACTCTGGCCCCCACTCACGTCTGATTTTTCTGCATTTGGTACTATCTTACTATTAGGCAGCTCTGTTTTCATTGACTGAGGATCCGTGTTGAAACTGGGCTCGGTGCCATGCCTCTGGTTGGGATGCGGGGGCTTCCCGGGACCCACCTGGGTAGCCAAAGCTTCACTTACCCCACTTTGCACCCTCATACCGTCAGTGATGTCGTAAGCATTTCTGGCCTGGAACTGCTGCTGCGCGTGGGGGTGGGCAGAGTACGGCTGCTCGGGTCTGCCGTAGCGCCTGTCTAAATTGCAACCTTGAAGGACCTCTTGCAACAGGCTGGGAAAATGATGACTTTGTGAATTCTCCTCCTGCGCCTTGCTTCCTGCCCTGTGGCCTCTCTTCACCAAGTCCTCTGCTACAGAGCTAGCATCTTTGTGATGCGCAGGGCCGTACGCAGACGGAGGCTGCTGGTACCCAGCGTATCTGGAATTCGATTCCATGACGTCCGCAGAGCCGCCCCTTCCCCTGTTCTTAACTGGCAAATCCGAGCCGTACGTTGATTCTGGGTGGCCGAATTTATTTGATCCAGACTGAGGAGGATTCTGAGAATTCCGACTGAAGTTGGATTTCTGATGATGAGAAGAATACAGAGTCAGATCCACGCCCTCCTCTCCATTGTGAGTGCTGGGCTCTCTCAGGTAGGAGTGTGGCTGCTTCTCTTCTATACAGTCTTGGGGATGCTTGCTTTTTTCACCGTGACCCCCCTCAGATCGGGCTGAAACTATCACGCCGACACCGCTGTGCTCCTCAAACGGgtgcttttcctctctctcGTTACGTTGTAGTCTGGACGCAGCGAGCGGCCTGTTCTTCCTGTCCTGACCGTTTTGTGTATTGGCCTCTCGGTCGCGCTGCGCCAGGTTTCCAACTTCATCGCTTTCTTTCTTGATGCCTTCGCTTTTGATTTCTGTCAACTTCCTGCGGCCGGCTCGGTGCTCGTTGTGCGCCAACCCGGGTTCGGGGTCGCAGTTTGGCTGGGTGGGAGCAAtactggaggtggtggaggagggggacgaGGAAACCGGAGGCGTGGAGCGAGCAACCTGGCCGGCCTCCGACGCCTGACATCCGAACGGCGGAGATGACAACGGGGGGACGTGAGCGTCATTTGAATTAGCTTCAGACAGAGCCGTTTCTTTTGATGGTGAATCAAAGGGGATTGTTTTGACATTTGATGACTGTCCGCTCTGAGTCTGAGAGGGCGGGCGATGGCCGGCTGGCTCGGAGCCACTGCTCGCGCCGCTCATCTGCCTCACTCTCCCACGCTCCCCCTCTGGAAAGTGCTCTTCCCGCTCCACCTTGGCCCCTGGCACTCCAGCCGGTGTCACCGCCGCGGCGTCCTCTTCGGCACCGGCGTCCGCGACGCCGGCTCCGCTGCCTTCTTTGACCGTACTGGTACTCGAGGCCGCGCTGGCGTTTCGGCTCCGCGGTTGCGAGGCGAGCA from Takifugu rubripes chromosome 5, fTakRub1.2, whole genome shotgun sequence includes the following:
- the tcf20 gene encoding transcription factor 20, whose product is MQNFPNSPAPPSLPPGFSGRSGGGGPAYPPQPAEPQISPRMTDDYMGMQQQSLHRGHHSPAQASHMLAYSARTRVSAEPPQGAIHSSSSNNPYRKDVMDYYFSMGAKDRHRRGGLGYGVGFGYPNIDGHIPHQYRHTGSGSAPSSGLMSPYPLDYASGSSSGGGGGVGAFSPSQQYNMSQNPAMQSVPGSQMHHRQHGPAFHPGQQHRGYPQSGHRMTPQYPHYSPQGGTSAGSSGMYSPPPQRYLDGTAAPGFDPKVNSSPSVNSSSNPMSSSVAANNAGPMEHVQQGYHAPNYPGFSPQTLSLHKQAALQHRSSQHSLGLGYDPSVKMQHQGPSSGALYAKHHQASTLPPAASQEVAKSPLHPNAQQNQMNQNFSPISNPSPAASAVHSPSCSSSPSPLMGATDPHGNPTGHGPPHPHSANPRSNNGQGRLLQSMPQLSPTPNSNGSISSCGSGSSHKAPSMSALGGAHHPPTGRSKMGLVTGIGSREDASSVYSSSPLDKMQDAGLNSLNALSSQVANLPNTVQHMLLTDTVFSQKKAKEFAQMQQAAHGLLASQPRSRNASAASSTSTVKEGSGAGVADAGAEEDAAAVTPAGVPGAKVEREEHFPEGERGRVRQMSGASSGSEPAGHRPPSQTQSGQSSNVKTIPFDSPSKETALSEANSNDAHVPPLSSPPFGCQASEAGQVARSTPPVSSSPSSTTSSIAPTQPNCDPEPGLAHNEHRAGRRKLTEIKSEGIKKESDEVGNLAQRDREANTQNGQDRKNRPLAASRLQRNEREEKHPFEEHSGVGVIVSARSEGGHGEKSKHPQDCIEEKQPHSYLREPSTHNGEEGVDLTLYSSHHQKSNFSRNSQNPPQSGSNKFGHPESTYGSDLPVKNRGRGGSADVMESNSRYAGYQQPPSAYGPAHHKDASSVAEDLVKRGHRAGSKAQEENSQSHHFPSLLQEVLQGCNLDRRYGRPEQPYSAHPHAQQQFQARNAYDITDGMRVQSGVSEALATQVGPGKPPHPNQRHGTEPSFNTDPQSMKTELPNSKIVPNAEKSDVSGGQSHLSQSSECDPPHPKHVSAYSVPQRKALFNVSGQSSAVQELLLQESEPVTGGAGQPESQKASGSTLAPSERRSVICDVSPNRHGTPERDRESDREREKSHSAASVIQQPFSSPAAASDLSKKATAVKHAVKVEMAPKESAVDAATVHADHRDGANEADAEFHSKSVPSSVVLNADPYRRGGVDFTPVPSHPITSHSLSSPSRTPSFLHGVEISAGGGRSFPGYRYPDTREGAMMPRGSPHFPSHPAYHNLPAQAQPGCKLQTYPHARGTIHHPPDMSDWVKAMNRPPKELMMQPGSSPGKHKGGQSEQRQRLADLPVEQLAGKSSLHHQSSFYDLKMWESTHVGREGAMLIEGNPYYRTPAPPPPPPPVAPLGPFPPKLTQNAAEAKFSRGAAEDVKLSCPPAPLSSAKTSADANSTSPQVQRQTKPGSADTNPLMLRRRVRSFISPIPAKRLLQDGSQQRAASNSHHPVGAQSDHGPHNEDDSSSSDVPCPRLSSPLLRENNYSQPLSPLSAHTKALPPRKGRGLKLEAIVQKITPNIKRPPGQADDESNHYPGFSHSESFNESQEQDLAPFPRVAGGDDGYIEESSLLNDMLPFRVGDETGPLPPSAYPCDPHQPSQTLKQDFDFGLGAAVASASGEKEDFALLGPLPPPPPLPRPVQGSPPPSSSALSDIEHFTNTYQQLETRRGEHSAANLLRQKLQESGIGFDDYPGGEYYGTTPPHHGQPQGHILNRQHQMPSVRSSLSPQDSKPPESLVPKGYFPSGKKKGRPVGSVNKQKRAQNPPQPQMQGQAPAQAEGTNISAPPIPLTPTAAPVTTLQTVQTASSTPDLTLPPPTENKLPPQLAPPILTQVVKVDAESEDTQPEIDVKPARRRRKGIKDEDEPLDAKGQQGRRRKKAAASKDDAEAARANRAFADPNRKGPFIPHIHVENKVPEIGAVCTIVNAEEDKTRGERATVAGKASGSGIDSLLTSALSSQLSRRDRESEKREADEVESPLQSGKALPSSGHVVVGPVITETNHSGRLLCCLCQKWANYKNLGDLYGPFYPAEYAAKLPKNQPQVRQCQATAGTNKTGPNTDIISNTLNSSQEAQTQDAYFTQSDYAIGTDSTSLTAAVRPVSTATREETMTHLAGRFSNAASSLSPSSSYAISKPTSLTWDMNLQIHPIPELKREAEPDIDQQWTRKQPQLQLQLQPTPDEAQQRPQHRKLTSHPRFKRRHKSSEDCPRMVPSNSKASLPFQPPPPALDSLGPLAQLAQLPKMPMDPEELWVHEGCIVWTSGVYLVSGRLYGLQEALDGARETCCSYCEMVGSTLGCYSKGCTLRYHYLCAIEADCSLNEDNFSLRCPKHKVTQSIRPSKLVYMEQSERG